From a region of the Actinopolymorpha singaporensis genome:
- a CDS encoding endonuclease/exonuclease/phosphatase family protein, translated as MTLTRRVRRCAWLAFLLAVVLAVAAPVANASTTATTTDTQRPPSYELLQMNLCLSGIAGCYAGTHYPAVVDEAVDKIRTNAPDVATLVETCSGDAQRIADETGYHLAFGAVIYKGAQLPCVKPTGRGVYGITVLTRRPIAAVDDAPYQAQNGNEQRRRVCATTVDGQTACVTHLAVRDADPAGPNSAANDGQCAEFGELLAGFASTGRPVIAAGDMNRQTTCVPVGFWTRQDSAASQSPGIQHAYGTYRWFHHPVATTPPMTYSDHDALLVTSLFS; from the coding sequence ATGACCTTGACGAGGCGCGTACGGCGGTGTGCCTGGCTGGCGTTCCTGCTCGCTGTGGTGTTGGCGGTCGCCGCACCTGTCGCGAACGCGTCGACCACGGCGACCACGACGGACACCCAACGCCCCCCGTCGTACGAGCTGCTGCAGATGAATCTCTGCCTGTCCGGGATCGCCGGTTGCTACGCGGGGACGCATTACCCCGCCGTGGTCGACGAGGCTGTCGACAAGATCCGCACGAACGCCCCGGACGTCGCCACCCTGGTCGAGACGTGCAGCGGCGACGCGCAGCGCATCGCGGACGAGACCGGCTACCACCTGGCGTTCGGTGCCGTGATCTACAAGGGCGCACAGCTGCCGTGTGTGAAGCCGACGGGCCGCGGCGTCTACGGCATCACCGTCCTCACCCGCCGGCCGATCGCCGCGGTGGACGACGCGCCGTACCAGGCGCAGAACGGCAACGAGCAGCGCCGCCGCGTCTGCGCCACCACGGTCGACGGGCAGACCGCCTGCGTCACCCACCTCGCCGTACGTGACGCCGATCCCGCAGGTCCGAACTCGGCTGCGAACGACGGCCAGTGCGCGGAGTTCGGCGAGCTGCTTGCCGGGTTCGCGTCCACCGGCAGGCCGGTGATCGCCGCCGGCGACATGAACCGGCAGACCACGTGCGTGCCGGTCGGTTTCTGGACCCGCCAGGACAGTGCGGCTTCGCAGAGCCCCGGAATCCAGCATGCGTACGGCACCTACCGCTGGTTCCATCACCCGGTCGCCACCACGCCGCCGATGACCTACTCCGACCACGACGCCCTGCTGGTCACCTCGCTGTTCAGCTGA
- a CDS encoding LacI family DNA-binding transcriptional regulator, whose product MSLIFSTRCCKRLPQRQLDDGTAMGKGSTLHEIARDAGVSIATVSRVARGVGQVSPATRQKVQEAIDRHNFRPSHFGRALVNRRHGALGIVFPGLSGPYYSDVINGFEEEAVNAQVSVHIMGTHFLRQSVDMVLDMADRVDGIAVMGDVIPEDAVRRLTDRGERVVLLAGGPLVGVPTVRTENLAAMARLTTHLLSDHGYGRLVFVGNPDGSPDATYRWQGFLQAHRRLGVEPPDEPIRVGLAQSHGFIAVSRLLDEKELPDAVVCANDEIALGAVVALMDRGVRVPEDVAVTGFDDISMAGLAASGLTTVHQPMRELGAETARQLLRHVEGDLDVSLDRVLETQVVVRGSCGCGVDDPSAK is encoded by the coding sequence ATGTCGTTAATCTTCTCGACACGTTGCTGCAAACGTTTACCGCAACGGCAGCTCGATGACGGGACCGCAATGGGCAAAGGCTCGACCCTGCACGAGATCGCACGAGACGCGGGCGTCTCCATCGCGACCGTGTCCCGTGTGGCACGGGGGGTTGGCCAGGTCTCACCCGCGACTCGGCAGAAGGTGCAAGAAGCCATTGACAGGCACAACTTCCGTCCGAGTCACTTCGGTCGTGCTCTCGTCAACCGGCGGCACGGCGCCCTCGGAATCGTCTTTCCGGGGTTGTCCGGGCCGTACTACTCCGACGTCATCAACGGTTTCGAGGAAGAGGCCGTCAACGCACAGGTGAGTGTGCACATCATGGGCACGCACTTCCTGCGCCAGTCGGTCGACATGGTTCTGGACATGGCGGATCGGGTCGACGGCATAGCGGTGATGGGCGACGTCATTCCCGAGGATGCGGTTCGCCGGCTCACCGACCGGGGTGAGCGGGTGGTGCTGCTCGCCGGCGGTCCGCTGGTGGGCGTTCCGACGGTTCGTACGGAAAATCTGGCGGCGATGGCGCGGCTCACCACGCACCTGCTGTCCGATCACGGCTACGGCCGGCTGGTCTTCGTCGGCAATCCCGACGGCTCACCCGACGCAACCTACCGTTGGCAGGGCTTCCTGCAGGCACATCGGCGACTCGGTGTCGAACCACCGGACGAACCGATCCGCGTCGGACTCGCGCAGTCGCACGGTTTCATCGCCGTGAGCCGGCTGCTCGACGAGAAGGAACTCCCGGACGCGGTCGTCTGCGCCAACGACGAGATCGCGCTCGGCGCCGTGGTCGCGCTCATGGACCGCGGGGTGCGGGTGCCGGAGGACGTCGCGGTCACAGGATTCGACGACATCTCCATGGCGGGGCTCGCCGCGTCGGGCCTCACCACAGTTCATCAACCCATGCGTGAACTCGGCGCGGAAACCGCGCGTCAGCTGTTGCGGCACGTCGAGGGGGATCTCGACGTCTCGCTGGATCGTGTCCTCGAAACGCAGGTCGTCGTACGCGGCAGCTGCGGCTGTGGCGTGGACGATCCGTCAGCGAAGTAA
- a CDS encoding ABC transporter substrate-binding protein, with protein sequence MLLRKILVTGAAASLLLLPSCAGSAKDTSSGGGGGGGMVPQLNLPAEVDASVGSLVNYNPYSAKPATQTWLYEPLMMQNSLDCKVTPWLASAYEWDGSDKLVFTIRKGVKFADGSELTAKDVAFTFNLTKKYPAMDTAAVWNDTFGAHATSVTAQGDKVTFQFSGAAVPKFQGIISQKILPEKKYASVGDPTKYIDKNPNGTGPFKVGSFNGRRLELVRRADYWQASKVKVSKLVLEGQPDATQALLQLRSGKLDFYSGEIPNPRKAFVSSNPKLNHVWYAPNGITALAPNLKKAPFDDVKFREALAYGINKQDATLKATYNMMHVASQSGLVMPLRESMLPEPYTAENTVLPFDLTKAGKLLDAAGYKKGADGFRTNKDGSPLTIKFAVQAGWIDYEAMADSITASLRKLGLNIKEVKSPPDSVDLAKKTGQFDMMINFVGSGCDYANGLGATLQTAQIPTKTEVRGNVERFSDPAVDEAVKALQATTSPAAVKQQVGVLAKAMMTQYPVMPILYAPARGIYRTDKAVGWPTEKDPYANPQDAILLIMTHLEPAK encoded by the coding sequence ATGTTGTTGCGGAAGATACTGGTCACCGGAGCGGCCGCCTCGCTGTTGCTCCTGCCGAGCTGTGCGGGAAGCGCGAAGGACACCTCCTCCGGTGGCGGCGGCGGGGGCGGGATGGTCCCGCAGCTCAACCTGCCGGCTGAGGTCGACGCCTCGGTCGGGAGCCTCGTCAACTACAACCCCTACTCTGCCAAGCCGGCGACGCAGACCTGGCTGTACGAGCCGCTCATGATGCAGAACTCGCTCGACTGCAAGGTCACTCCGTGGCTGGCGAGCGCCTACGAGTGGGACGGCTCCGACAAGCTCGTCTTCACCATCCGCAAGGGCGTGAAGTTCGCCGATGGTTCCGAGCTCACCGCCAAGGACGTGGCGTTCACCTTCAACCTCACCAAGAAGTACCCCGCGATGGACACCGCGGCCGTGTGGAACGACACCTTCGGGGCGCACGCGACCTCGGTGACCGCCCAGGGCGACAAGGTCACCTTCCAGTTCAGCGGTGCCGCCGTTCCGAAGTTCCAGGGGATCATCAGCCAGAAGATCCTCCCCGAGAAGAAGTACGCCTCGGTGGGTGACCCCACGAAGTACATCGACAAGAACCCGAACGGAACCGGCCCGTTCAAGGTCGGCAGCTTCAACGGTCGCCGGCTCGAGCTCGTACGCCGAGCCGACTACTGGCAGGCGAGCAAGGTGAAGGTCTCCAAGCTCGTCCTCGAGGGACAGCCCGACGCCACCCAGGCGCTGCTGCAGCTGCGGTCCGGGAAGCTGGACTTCTACAGCGGCGAGATTCCCAACCCGCGCAAGGCGTTCGTCTCCTCCAACCCGAAGCTGAACCACGTCTGGTACGCACCCAACGGCATCACCGCGCTGGCGCCCAACCTCAAGAAGGCCCCCTTCGACGACGTGAAGTTCCGCGAGGCGCTGGCGTACGGGATCAACAAGCAGGACGCCACGCTCAAGGCGACCTACAACATGATGCACGTGGCCAGCCAGTCCGGGCTCGTCATGCCGCTGCGGGAGTCGATGCTGCCCGAGCCCTACACGGCGGAGAACACCGTGCTGCCGTTCGATCTGACGAAGGCCGGAAAGCTCCTCGACGCGGCCGGCTACAAGAAGGGCGCGGACGGTTTCCGCACCAACAAGGACGGCTCCCCGCTGACCATCAAGTTCGCCGTGCAGGCGGGCTGGATCGACTACGAGGCGATGGCCGACTCGATCACCGCGTCGTTACGGAAGCTCGGCCTGAACATCAAGGAGGTCAAGTCGCCGCCCGACTCGGTGGACCTCGCCAAGAAGACCGGGCAGTTCGACATGATGATCAACTTCGTCGGATCCGGCTGTGACTATGCCAACGGTCTCGGCGCGACTCTCCAGACCGCGCAGATCCCGACCAAGACCGAGGTCAGGGGCAACGTCGAGCGGTTCTCCGATCCGGCCGTCGACGAGGCCGTGAAGGCCCTGCAGGCCACGACCAGCCCCGCCGCCGTCAAGCAGCAGGTCGGCGTACTGGCCAAGGCGATGATGACGCAGTACCCCGTCATGCCGATCCTGTACGCACCGGCCCGGGGCATCTACCGGACCGACAAGGCGGTCGGATGGCCGACGGAGAAGGACCCGTACGCCAACCCGCAGGACGCGATCCTGCTCATCATGACCCACCTCGAGCCGGCCAAGTAG
- a CDS encoding ABC transporter permease has protein sequence MKYFLRKIGFFLLTLWAVVTLNFLIPRLQPGDPAELMVQKLAGKDAQLNLAQVRAMRAMLGTPTGSLWSQYWEYMNHLAHGDFGLSYTYFPYKVTDVIGQGLWWTLVLVACTQILSFVIGVMLGAYAAWRRNSRFDSVVTLGSTFVGTLQPFWIALLLLYVFAYSLGWFPTSGGYSSSTPGWNLGFVYDAVSHAFLPAVALMIVTPIGWILGMRNTMIMNLGEDYIRLAKAKGLPDRTVALRYAARNALLPSVTGFALALGGLLGGAILVETAFDYPGLGRLMGEAVANKDYPLLQTLMLLTTTGVLVANLIADLLYGVLDPRARRAER, from the coding sequence ATGAAGTACTTCCTTCGGAAGATCGGCTTCTTCCTGCTCACACTCTGGGCCGTCGTGACGCTCAACTTCCTGATCCCCCGGCTTCAGCCGGGGGATCCGGCGGAGCTCATGGTCCAGAAGCTGGCGGGCAAGGACGCACAGCTCAACCTGGCCCAGGTCCGGGCGATGCGGGCGATGCTCGGGACACCGACTGGTTCGCTGTGGAGCCAGTACTGGGAGTACATGAACCACCTGGCCCACGGGGATTTCGGCCTGTCCTACACGTACTTCCCATACAAGGTCACCGACGTCATCGGACAGGGACTGTGGTGGACGCTCGTCCTCGTGGCGTGCACCCAGATCCTGTCGTTCGTCATCGGTGTGATGCTGGGCGCCTACGCGGCATGGCGGCGCAACTCGAGGTTCGACTCGGTGGTCACTCTGGGCTCGACATTCGTCGGGACGCTCCAGCCGTTCTGGATCGCCCTGCTGCTGTTGTACGTGTTCGCGTACTCGCTGGGCTGGTTCCCCACCTCGGGTGGGTACTCGTCGTCCACCCCGGGGTGGAACCTCGGTTTCGTGTACGACGCGGTGTCGCACGCGTTCCTCCCGGCGGTGGCGTTGATGATCGTCACCCCGATCGGGTGGATCCTCGGGATGCGCAACACGATGATCATGAACCTCGGCGAGGACTACATCCGGCTCGCCAAGGCGAAGGGGCTGCCGGACCGCACGGTCGCCCTGCGGTACGCCGCGCGCAACGCGTTGCTGCCGAGTGTCACCGGGTTCGCCCTCGCCCTCGGCGGCCTGCTCGGTGGGGCGATCCTGGTGGAGACGGCGTTCGACTACCCCGGTCTGGGCCGGCTGATGGGTGAAGCGGTGGCGAACAAGGACTATCCGCTCCTGCAGACCCTGATGCTCCTCACGACGACCGGCGTCCTCGTCGCCAACCTCATCGCAGACCTGCTCTACGGAGTTCTCGATCCGCGGGCCAGGAGGGCCGAACGATGA
- a CDS encoding ABC transporter permease, with translation MTTSGFTPAGAPDQAKNVEVDPEETAKDASAERPEAWYSVIWSSKKARVGVITVGIFILIAVFAPWIAPHDPTDSSFVPLAGPSGSNWLGTTTNGQDVASQLVYGTRVSLIVGLFGGLLATVIALVVGMISGYAEGTWLDDVLTFVTNVALVIPVLPLIITLVAYSSTRGVTLIIFVIAITSWAGAARAKRAQIITLRNRDFVTAAKFSGEGTLRIVFREIMPNMTSLVAASFVGAATGAIGAEAGLAVLGLGDNNQVSWGTMLYQSNAQGAIAQGLFIWVFAPGLLLAILITAMCFVNFGVDLLSNPHLRED, from the coding sequence ATGACGACATCGGGTTTCACTCCCGCCGGCGCTCCGGACCAGGCGAAGAACGTCGAGGTCGATCCCGAGGAGACGGCCAAGGACGCCTCCGCCGAACGACCCGAGGCGTGGTACTCGGTCATCTGGAGCAGCAAGAAGGCCCGCGTCGGTGTCATCACGGTCGGGATCTTCATCCTGATCGCGGTCTTCGCCCCGTGGATCGCACCGCACGACCCGACCGACTCCTCGTTCGTACCGCTGGCCGGCCCGAGCGGGTCGAACTGGCTCGGCACCACCACCAACGGCCAGGACGTCGCCTCGCAGCTCGTGTACGGCACCCGGGTCTCGCTGATCGTAGGACTCTTCGGAGGCCTGCTGGCCACGGTGATCGCCCTGGTCGTCGGCATGATCTCGGGGTACGCCGAGGGAACGTGGCTCGACGACGTGCTGACCTTCGTCACCAACGTCGCTCTCGTCATCCCGGTGCTGCCGCTGATCATCACCCTCGTCGCGTACTCGTCGACGCGCGGGGTGACCCTGATCATCTTCGTCATCGCGATCACGTCGTGGGCCGGCGCGGCCCGGGCCAAACGGGCGCAGATCATCACCCTGCGAAACCGGGACTTCGTCACTGCCGCGAAGTTCTCCGGTGAGGGGACCTTGCGGATCGTCTTCCGCGAGATCATGCCGAACATGACGTCGCTCGTCGCGGCGAGCTTCGTCGGCGCGGCGACCGGCGCCATCGGAGCCGAAGCGGGACTGGCGGTTCTCGGCCTCGGAGACAACAACCAGGTGTCGTGGGGGACGATGCTCTACCAGAGCAACGCCCAGGGCGCGATCGCGCAGGGCTTGTTCATCTGGGTCTTCGCGCCCGGCCTGCTGCTGGCGATCCTCATCACCGCCATGTGTTTCGTCAACTTCGGCGTCGACCTGCTCAGCAACCCCCACCTGAGGGAGGACTGA
- a CDS encoding ABC transporter ATP-binding protein, whose translation MPLLDMQHLSVRYEPKRNQPLTAVQDVSFSIGDGEFVGLIGESGSGKTTLGMALLRLLERPGRISDGKILFNGADITHLTQDELRPTRWRDVSTVFQSSMNSLNPVTRIEAQFRDVIEYHTKLRGEAVTRRVRELFEMVIIDPKFVTAYPHELSGGMKQRVNLAMALAIEPRFVLLDEPTTGLDVVVQHEILQNIRRLQREQGFAVLFISHDIGTVLNLSDRLLVMYAGRIVEEQGADSILRDPLHPYSKGLLGSYGDPRAETVQITYVPGRPPDLTQRPVGCNFAPRCPERIERCLTDDPPLFRIGSARAACHVAALQRLGGDGAEEVGPPTRTFAGPRFVKTSEESKAALRGEVLLSVENVSKVFERRRGLKVHRVQAVQDVSFELRRGEVAALVGQSGSGKSTLASMITGVDTPTAGRIVFHGDGGAQEVAKFRGRHLRDYRSHVQMVFQDPYSSLNPAKTLGYILSRPLANYKGIKGKAARERVFELLETVALNPPERYVNRFAYELSGGQRQRVVIARALAVEPELIVADEPISSLDVSIRAEILELLNKLVQDSNVGILYITHDLLSARMLSDEVIVLNQGHVVESGPSLEVIRNPKDAYTRRLLEAIPSPDTRSAPTK comes from the coding sequence ATGCCCCTGCTCGACATGCAGCACCTGTCGGTCCGCTACGAGCCGAAACGCAACCAGCCCCTGACGGCGGTTCAGGACGTGTCGTTCTCGATCGGTGACGGTGAGTTCGTCGGCCTGATCGGTGAGTCGGGGAGTGGCAAGACGACCCTCGGCATGGCGCTCCTGCGCTTGCTGGAGCGGCCGGGGCGGATCTCCGACGGGAAGATTCTCTTCAACGGCGCCGACATCACCCACCTGACGCAGGACGAACTCCGGCCGACACGGTGGCGGGACGTCTCCACGGTCTTCCAGTCGTCGATGAACTCCCTCAATCCGGTCACCCGGATCGAGGCGCAGTTCCGCGACGTCATCGAGTACCACACGAAGCTTCGGGGCGAAGCCGTCACCAGGCGCGTTCGCGAACTCTTCGAGATGGTCATCATCGACCCGAAGTTCGTCACCGCCTACCCGCACGAGCTCTCCGGCGGGATGAAGCAACGGGTCAACCTCGCGATGGCACTCGCGATCGAACCGAGGTTCGTCCTGCTGGACGAGCCGACCACCGGCCTGGACGTCGTGGTCCAGCACGAGATCCTGCAGAACATCCGGCGGCTCCAACGTGAGCAGGGGTTCGCGGTGCTGTTCATCAGCCACGACATCGGCACCGTGCTCAACCTGTCGGACCGGCTTCTCGTCATGTACGCCGGCCGGATCGTCGAGGAGCAGGGAGCAGACTCGATCCTGCGCGATCCGCTGCACCCCTATTCCAAAGGCCTGCTGGGCTCCTACGGTGACCCGCGCGCCGAGACGGTGCAGATCACCTACGTCCCGGGACGCCCGCCGGACCTCACCCAGCGTCCGGTCGGATGCAACTTCGCCCCGCGGTGTCCCGAGCGGATCGAACGCTGCCTGACCGACGACCCGCCGCTGTTCCGGATCGGTTCGGCGCGGGCCGCCTGCCACGTCGCCGCGCTGCAACGACTCGGCGGGGACGGGGCGGAGGAGGTCGGCCCACCGACACGCACCTTCGCCGGTCCGCGGTTCGTCAAGACCTCCGAGGAGTCGAAGGCTGCCCTGCGCGGGGAGGTGCTGCTGTCGGTCGAGAACGTCTCGAAGGTGTTCGAGCGGCGTCGCGGCCTGAAGGTTCATCGGGTGCAGGCCGTCCAGGACGTGTCGTTCGAACTGCGCCGCGGCGAGGTGGCCGCACTGGTCGGCCAGAGCGGAAGCGGCAAGTCCACCCTCGCCTCGATGATCACCGGCGTCGACACCCCCACGGCGGGCCGGATCGTCTTCCACGGCGACGGGGGAGCCCAGGAGGTCGCGAAGTTCCGGGGACGGCACCTGCGTGACTACCGAAGCCACGTGCAGATGGTCTTCCAGGACCCGTACTCCTCGCTCAACCCGGCCAAGACGCTCGGCTACATCCTCAGCAGGCCGCTGGCGAACTACAAGGGAATCAAGGGCAAGGCCGCCCGCGAGCGGGTCTTCGAGCTGCTCGAGACCGTGGCGCTCAATCCCCCCGAGCGCTACGTCAACCGCTTCGCGTACGAACTGTCCGGAGGACAGCGTCAGCGGGTGGTCATCGCCCGGGCGCTCGCGGTGGAGCCCGAGCTCATCGTGGCCGACGAGCCGATCTCCAGCCTGGACGTCTCCATCCGCGCGGAGATTCTCGAGCTGTTGAACAAGCTCGTCCAGGACAGCAACGTCGGCATCCTCTACATCACCCACGACCTGTTGAGCGCCCGGATGCTCTCCGATGAGGTCATCGTCCTCAACCAGGGCCACGTGGTGGAGTCCGGGCCGTCGCTGGAGGTCATCCGTAACCCCAAGGACGCCTACACGAGGCGGCTGCTGGAGGCGATCCCGTCGCCGGACACTCGGTCCGCCCCCACGAAGTAG
- a CDS encoding GH39 family glycosyl hydrolase: protein MSKPMADARADWEARIATRSDSSRATEPPQLPAPGGLMAEPGVGQVTLRWQPVEGAVGYLVHRADAREGPFAPVDHLGGDVLSVPDTWYVDTTGEPGRTYHYAVASVPEVTTCGELGGGIAASSQVPGGAVPTVTLTTDAGAAGSPLHKPWQPMIGSERLSQLLCTDTSGGREIGTELFAALRRVAEEIGVTSVRAHAILHDDLGVYREVDGEPVYDFSEVDEVYDAILGIGLRPVVEIGFMPRDLASDPDRTVFEYGAIISPPKDWQRWGDLVHALVRHLVDRYGIDEVRRWEFEVWNEANLEVFWSGTRQEWMHLYDVTAFAVKDVDSQLVVGGPSSAAAGWVDELLAHVAESGAPLDFVSTHTYGSPPLDLRPTLARFGRSDAKILWTEWGVTPTHFNPVNDSASSAMFLLQGMRSSAGRLDALSYWVASDHFEELGRPPRLLHGGFGLLTVGGLAKARYHALWLLSLLGDTELPATVDGDGAGGLVQGWVSRRADGSLVVLVWNHTLDQSKAHGGAGLDRRIRLKVAGLDSGAVDGVRPATLTRLDREHGDISELAEHLGVQDWPTDTQWEQLAAIDALTPDKVAGHVEDGVLVLEFDLPQPGEALVEV, encoded by the coding sequence GTGAGCAAGCCCATGGCCGACGCCCGTGCCGACTGGGAGGCGCGGATCGCCACCCGTTCGGACAGCAGTCGTGCGACCGAGCCTCCCCAGCTGCCTGCGCCCGGCGGGCTGATGGCCGAGCCGGGGGTCGGCCAGGTGACCCTGCGCTGGCAGCCCGTCGAGGGAGCGGTCGGCTACCTCGTACACCGCGCCGACGCGCGGGAAGGCCCGTTCGCCCCCGTCGACCACCTGGGTGGTGACGTGCTGTCGGTGCCCGACACGTGGTACGTCGACACCACCGGTGAACCCGGCCGGACCTACCACTACGCGGTCGCGTCGGTTCCGGAGGTCACCACGTGCGGTGAGCTCGGTGGCGGCATCGCTGCGTCCTCGCAGGTGCCGGGCGGCGCGGTGCCCACGGTCACACTGACCACGGACGCCGGCGCCGCCGGATCCCCGCTGCACAAGCCGTGGCAGCCGATGATCGGCAGCGAGCGACTCAGCCAGTTGCTGTGCACCGACACCTCCGGTGGCCGCGAGATCGGCACCGAGCTGTTCGCCGCCCTGCGCCGGGTGGCCGAGGAGATCGGGGTGACGTCGGTACGCGCGCACGCCATCCTGCACGACGACCTGGGCGTCTACCGGGAGGTCGACGGCGAACCGGTGTACGACTTCTCCGAGGTCGACGAGGTGTACGACGCGATCCTCGGGATCGGCCTGCGCCCGGTGGTGGAGATCGGCTTCATGCCCCGCGACCTGGCGAGCGATCCGGACCGGACCGTGTTCGAGTACGGCGCCATCATCTCCCCACCGAAGGACTGGCAGCGCTGGGGCGACCTGGTGCACGCGCTCGTGAGGCACCTGGTCGACCGGTACGGCATCGACGAGGTTCGCCGGTGGGAGTTCGAGGTCTGGAACGAAGCGAACCTCGAGGTGTTCTGGTCCGGAACCCGGCAGGAGTGGATGCACCTGTACGACGTGACGGCGTTCGCCGTGAAGGACGTCGACTCCCAGCTGGTGGTGGGCGGCCCGTCCTCGGCGGCCGCGGGCTGGGTGGACGAACTCCTGGCACACGTCGCCGAGTCCGGCGCACCGTTGGACTTCGTCTCGACCCACACCTACGGCAGCCCGCCGCTGGACCTGCGCCCCACGCTGGCGCGGTTCGGCCGGTCGGACGCGAAGATTCTCTGGACGGAGTGGGGCGTCACCCCGACCCACTTCAACCCGGTGAACGACTCGGCGTCGTCGGCGATGTTCCTGCTGCAGGGAATGCGCTCGTCGGCCGGACGGCTGGACGCGCTGTCGTACTGGGTCGCCTCGGACCACTTCGAGGAGCTGGGCAGGCCGCCCAGGTTGCTGCACGGTGGTTTCGGCCTGCTCACGGTCGGCGGCCTCGCGAAGGCGCGCTACCACGCGCTGTGGCTGTTGTCGCTGCTCGGCGACACCGAGCTTCCTGCCACGGTTGACGGTGACGGTGCCGGTGGCCTGGTGCAGGGCTGGGTCAGCCGGCGGGCCGACGGCTCGCTGGTCGTCCTGGTGTGGAACCACACCCTGGACCAGTCCAAGGCCCACGGCGGCGCGGGGCTCGACCGGCGGATCCGGCTGAAGGTCGCGGGTCTCGACAGCGGTGCTGTCGACGGCGTACGTCCGGCCACCCTGACCCGGCTGGACCGCGAACACGGCGACATCTCGGAGCTGGCCGAACACCTCGGCGTGCAGGACTGGCCCACGGACACCCAGTGGGAGCAGCTCGCCGCGATCGACGCCCTGACGCCGGACAAGGTGGCCGGACACGTCGAGGACGGCGTACTCGTGCTCGAGTTCGACCTGCCGCAGCCGGGCGAGGCCCTGGTCGAGGTGTGA